ACTCCTTGAACTTAAAGCCGTTGCCTTCGTTCTTCTTATAGTCCTTTATGGTGTCGTCGAGCCCGCCGGTGGCTCTCACCAGCGGCACCGTTCCGTAGCGGAGGCTGTATATCTGGTTCAGTCCGCAGGGCTCGTACCTCGATGGCATGAGGAAAATGTCGCATCCCGCCTCTACCCTGTGGGCGAGCGTGTTGTCGAAGGTGGTCCTTACCCCGAGCCGGTCGGGCCAGCGGCGGGCCAGCTTCTCGAAAAGGCGGTGGTACTTCTTCTCGCCGGTGCCGAGTATCACCAGCCCCAGGTCGAGCTCGATAAGGTCCCCCATGGCCCGGGCCAGTATGTCGAGCCCCTTCTGGTCGGCAAGGCGGGAGATGAGCCCCAAAAGCGGCGTGCGCCTGCCGAGCTTCAGACCGTACTCCTTTATGACGTCCTTCTTGCAGACCCCCTTGCCCCTGAGAGATCTCTCGGAGAAGTTCGCCGGTATAAGGTCGTCGGTGCGTGGGTTCCACTCCGTATAGTCCACCCCGTTCAAAACGCCGTGGAGGTCCTTCTTCCTCTTCTTAAGTACCCCCTCGAGCCCGCAGCCGTACTCCGGGGTCTGTATCTCCCGGCTGTAGCCCTCGCTGACGGTACTCACTATATCGGAGAAGACCATGCCGGACTTAAGGAGGTTAAGCTTCCCCCAGAACTCTATCCCCTCCGTGTTGAAGACCTCGTCGGTCAACCCCGTCACGTTGAAGAGGTAGGAGGGGAATACCCCCTGGTAGGCGATATTGTGTATGGTAAAGAGCGTCCCGGTCTCCGGGAACGACTGCCTGTACGTGTCGGAGAGGTACGCCGGTATGAGCCCTGTCTGCCAGTCGTTGCAGTGGATCACGTCCGGCTCGATATTTAGCGCCCTGGCGGCCTCCAGCACCCCGCGGGAGAAGAAGGTGAACCTCTCGAGGTTGTCGAAGTAGTCTCCGTCCGGGGTGCCGTAGAGGTAGCTCCTGTCGAAGAACTCGTCCCTCTTGAGGAAGTAGACCGGGATGCCGTGGATCTCGTTCCTGAAGACCTCGACGTGGATAACCCTCTTGCCGATGGGTATGGGTATCTGCAGGTCCATGGACTCCCCCTTGAAGCCCCCCTCCTTTACCGACCTGTAGAGCGGCATGAAGATGGAGACGTTACAGCCGAGCGCCTTCAGGGACCTGGGCAGCGAGCCGGCCACGTCGGCGAGCCCTCCGGTCTTGGCGAACGGCACGGCCTCGGGGGTAGCTATTATAACGTTAAGAGCCATAGGCTACAGACCATACCAGAAATTCCGGGGGTCGGCAAGCGCTCCGCCAGCATATTTGTGAACAAGGTAGAGAAAGACGGCAAAAAATCGAAATACGCAAGGTCGCCCTGGACGTCGGCTACAAGGACGACAAGGACCAGCACCAAAGCACCAAAAGCCTTGACAAACACAAAATCTCTCGTGTAATATTAGTGTTGAACAAAGCCTTTGAGTGGGTTGCGATGAAAAAGGCCTATAGTGAAGAGGGGGGGGGAAGAGAGAAGAGGAGCACAAGGGTTAGGGGTAGCTCTTCAATCGTACGCTTGTTGAATAGAAAGGGGGAGACAAATGGCTATTAAATGCCCTAAATGTAACGAAGGCGATAAGGTTGAGATGGAGTTTGCCGCATTTGGTTCCAGATATAGATGCAAATCGTGCGATCATTTTTTTAGTGACAAGACAACTCTAATGTCAAAAGAGGAATTGGACAACATAAAAGAGCGTGGGGAGGGGTTTAGGGATTCGTTTGTTAAATCAATGGATGCCTATAAGAATAGAAAGTGGTAATAATTAATCTCATTTGGTAGTTCTCATCAATAACAGTATAGAAGAGCGCGGGTTCAATGGAAAAGTGCAACACTTGGGGGGAGCCTTTGTTTGCTTCCAGGAAGATAATGAAGATTGGTCTTGATAAAATCGTTCATACTGTTGAAGCCTGCTTCCTTTACCACCTTCTCTAGATTTTCTTTTTCCA
This genomic window from Thermodesulfobacteriota bacterium contains:
- the glgA gene encoding glycogen synthase GlgA, giving the protein MALNVIIATPEAVPFAKTGGLADVAGSLPRSLKALGCNVSIFMPLYRSVKEGGFKGESMDLQIPIPIGKRVIHVEVFRNEIHGIPVYFLKRDEFFDRSYLYGTPDGDYFDNLERFTFFSRGVLEAARALNIEPDVIHCNDWQTGLIPAYLSDTYRQSFPETGTLFTIHNIAYQGVFPSYLFNVTGLTDEVFNTEGIEFWGKLNLLKSGMVFSDIVSTVSEGYSREIQTPEYGCGLEGVLKKRKKDLHGVLNGVDYTEWNPRTDDLIPANFSERSLRGKGVCKKDVIKEYGLKLGRRTPLLGLISRLADQKGLDILARAMGDLIELDLGLVILGTGEKKYHRLFEKLARRWPDRLGVRTTFDNTLAHRVEAGCDIFLMPSRYEPCGLNQIYSLRYGTVPLVRATGGLDDTIKDYKKNEGNGFKFKEYSSKALVEKVKEALLVYKDKKAWQALQKRAMREEFSWERSAEKYMDLYREAAGRHKR